A window of Mycolicibacterium fluoranthenivorans contains these coding sequences:
- the trmD gene encoding tRNA (guanosine(37)-N1)-methyltransferase TrmD, giving the protein MRIDVITIFPAYLEPLRQALPGRAIDAGIYDVGVHDLRRWTHDVHRSVDDSPYGGGPGMVMKAPVWGEALDEICSPETLLVIPTPAGRPFTQAVAQRWSAESHLVFACGRYEGIDQRVADDAARRMRVEEVSIGDYVLAGGEAAVLVMVEAVVRLLPEVLGNPQSHLEDSHSDGLLEGPSYTRPAVWRDLEVPPVLLSGDHAKIAAWRHEQALARTRDRRPDLLDEV; this is encoded by the coding sequence CGGCCGGGCCATCGACGCCGGCATCTACGACGTCGGTGTGCATGATCTGCGCCGGTGGACGCACGATGTGCACCGCTCGGTGGACGATTCCCCGTACGGCGGTGGCCCGGGGATGGTCATGAAGGCGCCCGTCTGGGGTGAGGCGCTCGACGAGATCTGTTCGCCGGAAACACTTCTGGTGATCCCGACGCCGGCCGGGCGGCCGTTCACCCAGGCCGTCGCGCAACGCTGGAGTGCCGAATCGCATCTGGTGTTCGCCTGCGGCCGCTACGAGGGGATCGACCAGCGGGTGGCCGATGACGCCGCCCGCCGGATGCGCGTCGAAGAGGTGTCCATCGGCGACTATGTGCTGGCCGGTGGTGAAGCCGCGGTACTGGTCATGGTGGAGGCCGTGGTGCGGCTGCTCCCCGAGGTGCTCGGCAATCCGCAGTCCCACCTTGAGGATTCGCATTCTGACGGCTTGCTCGAGGGGCCCAGTTACACCCGGCCGGCGGTCTGGCGAGACCTGGAGGTGCCGCCGGTGCTGCTCTCGGGCGATCACGCCAAGATCGCGGCGTGGCGGCACGAGCAGGCACTGGCGCGCACCCGTGACCGTAGGCCGGACCTGCTCGACGAGGTCTAG
- the rplS gene encoding 50S ribosomal protein L19, which translates to MNTLDFIDQASLREDIPAFGPGDTINVHVKVIEGSKERIQVFKGAVIRRQGGGARETFTVRKESYGVGVERTFPVHSPNIDHIDVVTRGDVRRAKLYYLRELRGKKAKIKEKR; encoded by the coding sequence ATGAACACGCTGGACTTCATCGATCAGGCGTCGCTGCGCGAGGATATCCCGGCCTTTGGCCCCGGCGACACGATCAATGTGCACGTCAAGGTCATCGAGGGCTCCAAGGAGCGCATCCAGGTCTTCAAGGGTGCCGTGATCCGGCGCCAGGGCGGCGGTGCCCGGGAGACCTTCACCGTGCGCAAGGAGAGCTACGGCGTCGGCGTCGAGCGGACCTTCCCGGTGCACTCGCCCAACATCGACCACATCGATGTCGTGACCCGTGGCGACGTGCGTCGCGCCAAGCTGTACTACCTGCGCGAACTGCGCGGCAAGAAGGCGAAGATCAAGGAGAAGCGCTGA